The following proteins come from a genomic window of Nitrosopumilaceae archaeon AB1(1):
- a CDS encoding DNA primase: protein MNYQIKLARNDLAKFPFLADAGLIIKQFGFNLEDFESDPDLKPVVEKAYDRIVTAARGKSYPIITGDVNDQILLNEVFSFLIAAILLHVSKAHTLVRRFSLAEAQRAEKYLENDLTATSILTEQTREVSENMRIMYILENTFSLTVEYQNHNFTTSVPNYLKRAVKFHEREWKLVNRTVRNGQVILTPHEIIRLLRSETQKLITEKILSMKLPNKIDGFVPYVNKLQVLARELTPKTMIVTGEYPPCIKHAIEVLEKGENLSHSGRFMIATFLLSRGKSVEEIAPLFKNAPDYNEKTTMYQLRHLSGDASSTKYLCPSCEKIKMKDMCFKIDKCNDIINPIQFGRKLA from the coding sequence ATGAATTATCAAATTAAACTTGCACGAAATGATCTTGCAAAATTCCCATTTTTAGCAGATGCGGGTTTAATTATAAAACAATTTGGATTTAATTTGGAAGATTTTGAAAGTGATCCTGATTTAAAGCCTGTTGTAGAAAAAGCATATGATAGAATTGTAACTGCCGCTCGTGGAAAATCATATCCAATAATCACTGGAGATGTTAATGATCAAATATTATTAAATGAGGTATTTTCATTTCTTATAGCAGCAATTCTCTTACATGTTAGTAAGGCTCATACTCTTGTAAGACGATTTTCTCTTGCTGAAGCACAGAGAGCAGAAAAGTATTTAGAAAATGATCTAACTGCAACATCTATTCTTACTGAACAAACAAGAGAGGTATCAGAGAATATGCGTATAATGTATATTCTAGAAAATACATTTTCTCTAACTGTTGAATATCAAAATCATAATTTTACCACTTCTGTCCCAAACTATCTCAAACGCGCTGTAAAATTTCATGAAAGAGAATGGAAACTTGTTAATCGCACTGTGCGAAATGGTCAGGTAATCTTAACGCCACATGAAATTATTCGACTTTTGCGCTCTGAGACTCAAAAATTAATTACGGAAAAAATTTTGTCTATGAAATTACCAAACAAAATAGACGGATTTGTACCTTATGTCAACAAATTACAAGTGCTGGCAAGGGAATTAACTCCAAAGACTATGATTGTTACAGGAGAATATCCTCCATGTATTAAACATGCAATTGAAGTTTTAGAAAAGGGGGAAAACCTCTCACATTCTGGACGATTCATGATTGCAACTTTTTTGTTATCACGTGGAAAAAGTGTAGAGGAGATTGCACCATTATTCAAAAATGCTCCAGACTATAATGAGAAGACAACAATGTATCAATTAAGACATCTATCTGGAGATGCTAGTAGCACAAAATATCTATGTCCATCTTGTGAAAAAATAAAGATGAAAGATATGTGTTTTAAAATTGATAAATGTAATGATATAATTAATCCTATACAATTTGGGAGGAAATTGGCATAA